The window TCGGGAGCCGAGGGCGTCGATCGGCCCTGAAAGGTTGCTGTCTGGAATTATAGCATCCTTACAGGAGGTGAAGGGAGAAGGTGGGGGGGACACCCCCCGCAGGGGGCTTTTGCCCCCTGCATCCCCCGATCTCTTGGAACATTGAAAAGCCCCGTGAGCGGGGCAGGGAAGGGACGGGAGCAAAAAAGCCCGCTGACCCAAGAAGGCGGATCGTTACGGGGCCCGCCCTCCGGAGGGCTCCGCTGCATAAGCCCTGGGCCTGTCAAACCCACCCCCATGCTGTTTCGGGAAGATATAGAACCATCTTCGTTATAATATAAAATTATTTCCGCCTTATAATGTCATTATTTACCAAATAATTAGGTTTATAATTGCCAATTTTGCGCACTTATTAATTTGATTTGATGAACAGATGCGGGTTGTCATTGGGATGGATCGCCGAAGTAGAATGTAGAAAAACGCGGTCTCATCTCCTGCGGCCTTCGGGCTGTGGGAGGGAAAAGCGGGTCATTTGCTTAGAGGATCCGGTTGGTCCCGATCCGGAATCCATCCGCTATCCTGGGAGGCCTGGATGTATCCAGAAAGTGAGATCCTGTTCCCACCGCGCTGTATCCCTTTGCTGGCGGAGGCCCGGGGGAAGGCCTGGAAGGCGCTGGTGCGCCGGGTGGCCCGGTTGCCGGAGGATCACCCGGACACCCTGGCGCTGTCCTTAACAGTGATCCGGCTGGCGGGATGTCTGACCTGTGATATGGACAGCTATCGGGCTTCCCTGGGTTGCGCTGCGTGTTCCCAGCGCGCAGTGGCCGGTTTCAAGGGCACCGATGAGCAATTGATCCGCCGTTTTGAGGAGGCCCGGGAGGAGATCGAGGCCTATTTGAACCAGGGAACGCCTCTCCCCGCCAGGCGGAAGGCGATTTCCCGAAAGGCCCGGGCCAAGGCCTCCTCGAAGGCGGCCCGATCGTCTGGAACCTCCAGGAAGCGATAGACGCGATTGCCTTTCGCCTCCACCTGAGGGCCTCCTCCCGGGCTCATCGTAGAGAGAGGCGATTCGGCTTTTCAGATGCGGATGTCCTGGAGTTTCCTGCCGGCGCGCCGCCAGTTCCTGCCGGAGGGAATCCCCGGATGCCTCGACGCCGGTTCATCCTCTCCTGGATCCTTCTGCTCCTGATTCCCTGGGGAGCCCCCTGGGCTTTCTCGGCGGGCATGGCCTGGGCCTATGAGGTGACCGGGGAGGAAAACCCGCTGGCCCGTCTGCGTGGGGTTCTCCATTACCTCACGAACCCCCTGCGTCCGGCGCTGCAGCTGGCCTCCGATGGATCCATTCCCTACACGGATGATCCCCCGTTTGGGGTGAACACTTTCCTGGAGCAGGAAGTGGAGCCGGAGAAGCGGGAGCGGACCGTGCGCATGATCGCCGAGGCCGGCTTCCGCTGGATCCGCCAGGAGTTCCCGTGGGCGGACATCGAGATCCATCGGAAGGGGGATTTCGAGGACCGCCGGCATATCCCCTATCGGTCGGCCTGGGAGAAATACGATCACATTGTGGATCTGGCGGGGCGCTATGGCCTGCGCCTGATCGTGCGGCTCACCAGCCCGCCGGCCTGGTCGCGCCACGATGGGGAAGCCCGGGGCGCTTTCGCCCCTCCGGACAACCCCGAGGATTTCGCCGATTTCGCCGAGGTGGTGGCCCGGCGCTATCGCGGGCGGGTGTTCCACTATCAGATCTGGAACGAGCCCAACATCGCCCCTGAGTGGGGATCCTGCCCGACGTGCGCCGTGGATCCGGAAGCGTATACCGATTTGCTCTGTCGGGCCTATCGACGGCTGAAGGCGGTGGATCCTCGCATCGTGGTCATCGCGGGGGCGCTGGCGCCCACCCTCTCCCTGAACCCCTATCCGCCCAATGGGATCAACGATGTGGTCTTCCTGGAGCGGATGTATCGGGCGGGGGCGGGAGCCTGCTTCGATGCCCTCTCCGTCCAGGGATACGGCCTCTGGTCCGGCCCCACCGATCGCCGTCTCCGGCCCTATGTCATCAACATCAACCGGGCCCTCTACATCCGGGATGTCATGGTGCGCCATGGGGACGCCCACAAGCCGATCTACATCGCGGAGATGGGCTGGAACGCGGTGCCGGACGAGGTGGGAGACAAGCGCTTCGGCCAGGTGACGGAGGAGCAGAAGGCGCGCTACCTGGTCGAAGCCTTCGAGCGGATCCGGCGGGAGTGGCCGTGGGTGGCGGTGGCCAACGTGTGGTTTTTCAAGCGGGCCTCCGATCGGGAGCGGAACCAATCGTTCTACTATTTCAGCATCGTGGAGCCGGACTTCACCCCTCTTCCGGCTTATGAGGCCCTGAAAGCCTATCTCCGCCAGCCTCCCCGGATGGATCCGGGGGCGCACACCGCGGCCCACTGGGCGCTGCGCTGGGAAGGCCCGTGGTCCGAGAGCGGGGAAGGGGTTCGCCGGGGCCTTCCGGGAGCCCGGGTCGGGTGGACCTTCTATGGGGGCCGGTTGCGTCTGGAGGGGACCAGCGAGGCGGGGGGCCGCCTGCGGGTGGAGATCGACGGCGGCCCGCCCCGTTTCTTTGCCCTGAACGCCGGGAGCTGGTCGGTGGAGCTTCCTCTGGCGGTCGGGGTGCACGCCGCCCGGGTGACCGTAGAGGCTGGCCCGGTGGCCCTCGCGCGCATCCGCGTGGGGCGGGGCGGAGAAACGCTGCCGCCGGCCCTCGGCCTGGGATGGCTCGCTCTGGTGATCGGATGGGCCCTCCGCCGGAACGCCCGCTCCCGTCTTCAGGATCGCATGTGACACGCCACGAAGGGGCCGGCCTCCCCTTCTTTCAGCGCGGGCTTCTGCCGCATGCAGATCTCCTGGGCAATGGGACACCGGCTGGCGTATAGGCAGCCGTCGTGAAGATTCCCCAAGGCCAGAGCGCGCATAAAACCCCCTCTCTGATCTCCGATCCCCTGAGCTAAGAAAGGGACTCTCTTGACAGGCGAACACGATATCCATATAATTAGGCTAAATTTTCGCACACGTGTGCACCCCCATGCGCGTGACGATCAAGGACATCGCCCGGGCGGCGGGGGTGAGCCATACCACGGTCTCCCGGGCGTTGCGGGATAGCGAGGAGATCCACCCGGAGACCCGGGCGCGGATCCGGGCCATCGCCGAGGCCCTGGGGTATCGGCCGAACCCGGTGGCCCGGGCCCTCCAGGGCCGTCGCACCCAGACGCTGGGCGTGGTGGTCACCCGCCTCAGTGACCCCTTCCACACGGAGGTGGTCCAGGGGATCGAGATGGTCGCCCAGGCCCGTGGCTATGGGATCCTCCTCAGCCTGTCCCACGAGGATCCGGAGAAGGAGCGCGCTATCGTGGAGCTCCTGGCCGCCAAACAGGTGGACGGCATCATTGTGGCCGCTTCCCGCCTCGGAAGCCGTTACCTCCCTATGCTGGAAGCCCTGCAGATCCCCATCGTGCTGATCAACAGCCACCAGACGGGGCCGTATGTCTATTCGGTGGCTACGGATAACGTGCACGGTGGATATCTGGCCGCCCGTTATCTGATCGGCCTGGGCCATCGGGCCATCGCCTACATCGGCAGCCGTCGGGGCGGGCGCAGCAACCAGGACCGCTACCGCGGCCACCGGCAGGCGTTGCGGGAGGCGGGGCTGCCCCTTCGCCCGGAGTGGGTGGTGAAGGGAGACGGTCGGGTGGAGGGCGGCGAGGCGGCCATGCGCCGGCTGCTGGAGGCCGATCCCCGGCCCACGGCGGTGTTCTGTTACAACGACCTCACGGCCATCGGCGCGCTGAAGGCCGCCTTGCGCGCTGGCCTGCGGGTTCCCCACGATCTCTCCATCATCGGCTTCGATGGGCTGGAGGAAGGAACGTATGTGACCCCGATGCTGACCACCGTGGCCCAGCCCCGGCGACAGCTGGGCCGGCTGGCCGCAGAGATGCTCCTCGAGATCCTGGAGGGCCGCCCCTCCCCGAAGCATATCCTGCTTCAGGGGACGCTGATCGAGCGGGAGTCCTGCGGGCCGCCGCGTGAGGCGGGGCCCTGAATCCAGAAGATGGAGAGAAACTCTGTGTAAGGGAGGTCGCCATGAAACGCGCGATCGGTTCCGCCCTGTCGTGGATGGCTGTTGTGGTCCTCCTGGTCGCCGCGTGTGCGCCGGCGGCCACGCCGACGCCTACCCCCACCGCCGCCCCGCCGCCCACGCCGGCTCCCAGCCCCACCCCTGCGCCTTCCCCCACGCCCGCCCCCGTGGAGATCTCCATCACCTGCCGCTGTGTCAAAGGTGGGGTGAACGCCAATCTCGTGAAGTGGCTCACCGAAACGGTGATCCCCGCTTTCGAGCAGCGGATGGCCGCCCAGGGGACCCCGGTGAAGGTCCGGCTGGTGGAGTTCGGGGGCAGCGATGAGGAGCTGAAGGCGCAATACGCTCTGGACCTCAAGGCCGGCAAGGGGCACGATGTGATGGCCTTCGACGGCTTCTGGACGGCGGAGTTCGTCGCTGGCGGCCTGATCAAGCCGCTGGATGAGATCGCCGGCCCTGAGGTCAACCAGTGGGAGGGCTGGTCCCATATCCCGCAAACGGTGCAGGCCCTGTTGATGTATCAGGGCAAGCGCTACGGCATCCCCACCGGCACCGACGTCCGGGTGATCTGGTATCGCAAGGATCTCTTCAAGCAGGCCGGCCTGCCGGAGAACTGGCAGCCGACCTCCTGGGAGGACATCTTCGCGGCCGCCCGGCAGATCAAGAAGGCCCTCCCCGGTGTGACCCCCATGCAGGTCAACGCCGGCACTGCGATGGGCGAGGCGACCACCATGCAGGGCTTTTACCCCGTGCTGCTCTCCGCTGGCTCCTTCATCTATGATTGGGACAAAAACAAGTGGATCGTGCGCAGCCCGGCGATGCTGGACGCCCTGAATTTCTACAAGCGGGTCTACCTCGATGAGAAGCTGGGCGACCAGCGCCTCCAGCTGATCAAGGAGGGTCGCAACCAGTCCTTCGCCCTGTTCCGGGATGGCAAGATCGCCATGCTGTGGGAGGGCGATTTCTTCTGGCGCTCGGTGCTCAACCCGGCCGCCAAGTCTGAATGGGCGATCCCCAACCGGGACGAGGTGGTGGGCTGGGCGAAGATCCCCGCGAAGGAGCCCGGCAAGGGTTACCGGGGGCAGGACTTCGTGACCATCTCCGGCGGCACTGGCTTCATCCTCAACCCCAACACCAAGCATCCGAAGGAGGCCTGGGCCTTCCTGTCGTTTATGTTCAGTAAGGAGATGTTGATGGAGTTCCAGAAGATCGAGCCGCGGATCCGGGCCCGGGACGACGTGCCGGTGACGGGCGACCCAGTGATGACGGAGCTGGCGAAGCTGCTGCCGCTGACCACGGTGCGCCCCATGCTCCCGGTCTACCCGAAGGTCTCCCAGGCGGCGCAGCTGGCCACCGAGCGCGTGGTCTCCGGCGAGATGACCCCTGAGCGGGCGATGGACGCTTACGCCCGTGAGGTGACCGACCTGGTGGGCCCGGACAACGTGCTGGATCTGATGCCGCGGTGAGGATATCTGATCCGCGTGGGGCCGGTGGGAGGGGTGTCTGGAGCGGGGCGCCCCGGGCGCCCCGCTCCCCTTCGCTGGATTTCCCGGATGGAGGTGATGGGTGACCCCGCGCCGTCCGATCCTCTCGATGCAGGTTGGGGTGCTGTTCCTGCTTCCCGCCATGTTCTTTGTGGCGGTTTTCCTCGTATTCCCCTCCTTCTGGGTGCTCTGGATCAGCCTCACCAACCAGACCCTGACCGGCGAGGCCGCGCTGCGGCCCCAGTTCGTCGGCCTGGCGAATTTCCAGGCCCTCTTCGATTTTGAGAACTGGATGGTCCGGGGCTATTTCGGCAACGCCCTGCGCAACAGCGTGCTCTTCGTCATCGGCTCCGGCCTGATCGGCCAGGCGGGGCTGGGGCTGGCCATCGCCTGGGCTTTTTATCGCCGGCGGGGGCTGTTGCGGGAGCTGGTGTATACCCTGGCGATCCTCGCCTGGATCATCCCCGATGTGGTGGTCGCCTTCATGTGGGTCGCCTATCTGGATCGGGATCAGGGGACGCTGAACGCCGTCCTCTCGGCGCTGGGCCTGGGGCGGGTCGACTGGCTGATCGAGCGGCCGTTGCTTTCGATCATCATTTTCAACACATGGCGGGGGACGGCCTTTTCGATGCTGTTGTTTTCTTCGGCGCTGGCCACATTGCCGCCTTCTTACCTGGAGGCGGCTGCAGTGGCGGGCGCCCGTCCATGGCAGGCCTTTCGGGACATCATCCTGCCCTCCATCCGCAGCCACATCCTCACCGATCTGGTGCTGATCACCCTCTGGACGTTCAATACGTTTACGCCCTATCTGATCACCGCCGGCGGCCCGACGTTCCGCTCGGAGGTGGTTTCGATCTACACCTTCCGCATCGCCTTCCAGAATTTCGAGTTCGGCCGGGGGGCGGCCGTGGCGGTGGTGATGATGATGATCAACCTGGCCCTCGCCCTGGTCTATCTCTCCACGCTGCGCCGGGAGGCCCGCGCCCGATGAAGACGGTCCGCAGTGTGCTCTCGCGCATCGGGTTTTCGCTGTTCGCCGCGCTGGTGGGGGCTTTCTTCGCCCTGCCCATGCTCTGGCTGCTGCTGGCCCCCTTCAACGCCCGGGGGACGCTGGCGGTGGAGCTGCCGCGCCCGTTCACCCTGGCGAACTTTGAAGCTGTCTTCGCCAACACCTTCGCGATGCGCGCGCTGCTCAACAGCATGCTCCTCGCCGGAGGAACCATGCTCACCGTCACCCTCACCGCGACCCTGGCCGCTTACGCCCTCTCCCGCGCGGAGGTGCCCTATTATGATCTGCTGACCTACGGGCTGATCCTGTTCTCTTCGGTGGTCACCGGAACGGCGGCCATGGTCCCCATCTTTCTTCTGGCCAACGCCCTGGGGCTGGTGGACACCTATATGGGGGTGATCCTGGCGTTCACGGGGGGGCTGTTGCCCACAGCCATCTTCATCCTGCGGGACTTCGTGGAGGGCCTTCCGCGTTCTTATGAGGAATCGGCGATGGTGTGCGGGGCGACGCCGTGGCAGATGGTGCGGGATGTGGTGATGCCGCTGTTGCGGCCGGGGATGATGGTGGTGGGGATCTGGGCCTTCGTGCAGGTGTGGGGGGCGTTCCTCATCCCCTTTGTGCTGTTGCGGACCCCGGAGCGCATGCCTGCGGCGATCGCGATTTATTCATTCTACACCGAGGCCGGCACGCCCATCCTCACCCTCACCTCGGCCTACGCGCTGCTCTACGCTCTGCCGGTGCTGGGCCTGTATCTCTTTGTGAACGCCCGCTACGGGTTCCGGTTCTTCGGCGGGATCAAACGGTGAGGAGCCGATCGAATGGAACCGCTGCGCGCTCCCATGGGGCAAAGCGAAGCGGGGCAGGCAAACCGGTAGCATCCGATGTTGGAGGTGCCGGACGCAGATTTTTGAGGAGGCAAGGCCTGCGATGGCGCGGATCCGGCTGGAAGGCGTGACGAAGGTTTTCGGGACAGTGGTGGCGGTGGACGATCTGACGCTGACGATCGAGGATGGGGAGTTCTTCGCCCTGCTGGGGCCTTCCGGGTGCGGGAAGACCACCACGCTGCGCATGGTGGCGGGTCTGGAGCGTCCCACCCGCGGGCGGATCTTCATCGGCGAGCGCGATGTGACGGATCTCCCCCCGCAGTCCCGGGATATCGCGATGGTCTTTCAGGATTACGCCCTTTACCCGCACATGACGATCCTGGAGAACATCGGTTACCCGCTCAAAGTGCGCCGTTACGCCAGGTCCGAAATCCAACGCCGGGTCCGGGAGGTGGCGGAGGTGCTGCAGATCGCGGACCTCCTGGATCGGCGGCCGGGGCAATTGTCGGGCGGGCAGCAGCAGCGGGCTGCCGTCGCCCGGGCCCTGGTCTATCCGCCGCAGGCCTTCCTCTTCGATGAGCCGCTGAGCAACCTGGACGCCAAGCTCCGTCTCGAGGCGCGGAGCTTCCTCAAGCATCTCCAGAAGTCCCTGGGCATCACCACGATCTACGTGACCCATGATCAGGCGGAAGCGATGGCGCTGGCCGATCGCATCGGGGTGATGGATCGAGGGCGCCTGCTGCAGGTGGGAACGCCGATCGAGATCTACCGGCGGCCTCGCAACACCTTCGTGGCGACCTTCATCGGCAGCCCGCCGATGAATCTGCTCCGCTGCCGCTTCCAGCGGGCGGAGGCGGTGCTGATCCTGGGGGATGGGCAGGCGCTCGCCCTGGGAGAGCGGGCGGAGGCCGTGCGGGAGGTTTTCCGGGATGGGGAGACGCTCTGGCTGGGCGTTCGGCCTGAACATCTCTCCCTGGCGGAAGGGCCCGGGCCGACCCATCTCGCCGCCCGGGTTTACGCCGTGGAGCCCCTGGGGGTGGAAACGCTGGTCACGGTCCAGGCAGATGCCCAGCGGATCGCCATGCGCCTGGCTGCGGAGGAACCGCCGGTGCTGCAGGAGCAGGTCTGGGTGCATGTGCCCATAGCCCGGGCCCTCTTTTTCCGGGAGAGCGGGGAGCTGGCGTTGTGAGGGTCGACGGAATACTCCGCTGCGAGGGAAGCGCCGATGAGGACGTTGCTGCACTGGGAGGGCCAGTTCACGCCAGCCGATAAGGCGGCCTCGGATTATGTGCTGCTCCCCTTTGAGGTTCCGCCCGGAGTCGCCCGCCTGGAGGTCCGCTATGTCTTCGAGGGCCAGGGCCGGCCGGACAGCCCGAATGTGATCGACATGGGCCTGTTCGATCCGCGGGGGGCGGATTTCCTTCGGGCGGAGGGCTTCCGGGGATGGAGCGGAAGCGCGCGCAGCGAGGCGATCCTGACCCCCCGCTCGGCCACGCCGGGCTACCTGCCCGGGCCGCTCTTTCCGGGCCGCTGGCATGTGATCCTGGGGCTTTACCGGATCGCGCCGCAGGGGTGCGCCTGCCGCGTGATCGTGGAGGCCTCCGAGGAGGAGGGCGAGCTGCCCCATCCCCCTCCGCCGCATATCGGCGGATCGCCCTCCCCCACGGCGCCGGCCGGCGATGGGGAAGCCGGATGGCTGCGGGGGGATCTTCAGAGCCACAGCCACCACAGCGATGCCCCGGGTTCCCTGGAGGATCTGATCGAGTCGGCTCGCCGGCGCGGCCTGGACTTCCTGGCGGTGACGGAGCATAACACGGTCAGTCATCTTCCGTATCTTCAAGCCTGGAGCAGGCCGGATCTCCTCCTGATCCCGGGGGAGGAGGTGACCACCTATTACGGCCATATGAACGCGTGGGGGATCTCTCACTGGCTGGATTTCCGATGTCGGACCGCGGAGCAGCTGCGGGCGGTGATCGATGCCGCCCACGCGATGGGGGCGCTGGTCTCCATCAACCATCCCAAGACCGATGGACCGCCGTGGGAATATCCTACGGATCTCCCGGTGGATGCCGTGGAGGCGTGGCAGGGGCCGTGGCCCCTGCGGAACCGGGAATCCCTGGCGTTCTGGGATCGGCTGTTGCGAGCCGGGCACCGGGTGACGGCCGTGGGCGGCAGCGATAAGCATCAGGACCGGCCCGGCGAGGGGACGCCTTTCTATCAGGTCGGCCATCCCACCACATGGGTCTACGCCGCGGCGCGGACGGTCCCGGCGATCCTCGCCGCCATCCGTTCCGGCCGGGTGGTGATCACCGCCGATGTGGACGCGCCATGGCTGGAGCTCACGGCGGAGCGTCGGGATCGCCGCTGGATGGTGGGCGACGAGGCACCGCCCGGCCCGCTCCGGATCCGTTGCGTGGTGCGGGAGGGAAAGGGCCTGTATCTGCGGCTGCTCTCCCGGCTCGGCGAGCAGGCCTTCCTCGCCATCGACCGCTCGCCGTTTGAGTGGACGACGGAGCTGGACCTGAGGCCGCATGGCTATGTGCGGGCGGAGCTGCGAGGGGTCCGGCATTTTGAGGAGGAGACGCCGGACGATCTGCCGATGGTGGCGATGACCAATCCCATCTGGGGACCGGCAGGCTGGTTTGAGGAAGAGAAATGAGAAGGCTGGGGTGGCCGTCCTCATATAAGAAGGCTCTACCCACTGGAGGCGTTTATGGACCCTGAAGCCTTCATCGTCACTCATACCCACTGGGATCGCGAGTGGTATCGCCCCTTCCAGGCTTTCCGCTACCGTCTGGTGGACCTGCTGGAGCAGGTCCTGGAGACCATCGAACGCGATCCGGCGTTCGCGGGGTTCCTGCTCGATGGCCAGTCGGTGCTTCTGGAGGATGTGCTGGCCATCCGCCCGGATCTGGAGCCCCGGATTCGGAAGGCGGTAGAGGCGGGCCGGCTGTGGATCGGGCCGTGGTATATCCTGCCGGACGAGTTCCTGGTGAGCGGCGAGTCCCTCATCCGCAACCTGATGATCGGGATCCGGATCGCCCGCCGCCTCGGGGGATGGATGGCCGTCGGCTACACGCCGGACCCGTTCGGACATGTGGGGCAGCTGCCGCAGATCCTGCGGGGGTTCGGGATCGAGGCGGCGGTCTTCCAGCGGGGCCTCGACGATCAGCCGACGCTGCTCTGGTGGGAAGCCCCCGATGGCACCCGCGTTTTCACCGTGTATCTCCGGGACGGTTATGGGAACGCCGCCTGGATCCCCGAGGACGCGGAGGCCCTCGCCGTCTATCTGAAGGTTCAGGCGCTCTCCCTGGCGCCGCATACCCCCGTTCCCCTGGTTTTGTTGATGAACGGGACGGATCATCTCTTCCCGCATCCCCAATTGAGCCGCTGGCTCCATGCCGCTCAGGAGAATCTCCCGGACCTGCGCCTGCGTCACGCCTCCCTGGAGGATTACATCAGGGCGGTGCGATCGGCCCTGGGCGGGAAGGCAGAGGACCTTCCGGTGGTCCGGGGGGAGCTGCGCTCCAGCAAACGCCATCCGGTCCTCCCCGGGGTTCTTTCCACCCGGATGTGGATCAAGCAGCGCAACGCTCTCGTTCAGGTCTGGCTGGAGCGCTATGCGGAGCCGCTGCTGGCCTTCGCTTATGGGATCTGCGGCCTGGACCGGCGTCCCTTCCTCCTGGAGGCATGGCGGCTTCTCCTCCAGAACCATTTCCACGATTCGATTTGTGGGACCGGCGTGGATGAGGCCCATGAAGACATGAAGCCGCGCTTCGATCACGCGGAGCAGATCGCCCGCCTCGTCAGTCAAGAGGCGATCCGTCGCCTTCTCCAGCCGGCGCGGGTGGGACCCCCATCCGGCTGGCTGGCCTCGGATCCGGCCTCGATGGACCAGACCCTCATGGTTTACAACCCCATCCCCGGCTTCGCCCGGGGTCCTGTGGAGATGATTCTCCCGGCGCTCCCGTCGGGTTTGACCTATCGCCTCCTCACCGAAGAAGGGGAGGAGATCCCCATGTTTGAGCTGGAGCGGGAAACGGGCGATCGCGACGAGTGGGTGGTGAACCCCGAGGGGTGGCCAGAGTTCCTGAACCGGCTGCTCTGGATCCATGTCGGTCGATACGCCGCGAAGCGCGTGTGGGTGGATCCGCCGGGACGGCGGATCTGGGCGGAGTGGGCGGATGCTTCCGCGGATATGGATCATTCGATTATC is drawn from Thermoflexus sp. and contains these coding sequences:
- a CDS encoding carbohydrate ABC transporter permease, yielding MKTVRSVLSRIGFSLFAALVGAFFALPMLWLLLAPFNARGTLAVELPRPFTLANFEAVFANTFAMRALLNSMLLAGGTMLTVTLTATLAAYALSRAEVPYYDLLTYGLILFSSVVTGTAAMVPIFLLANALGLVDTYMGVILAFTGGLLPTAIFILRDFVEGLPRSYEESAMVCGATPWQMVRDVVMPLLRPGMMVVGIWAFVQVWGAFLIPFVLLRTPERMPAAIAIYSFYTEAGTPILTLTSAYALLYALPVLGLYLFVNARYGFRFFGGIKR
- a CDS encoding LacI family DNA-binding transcriptional regulator, with translation MRVTIKDIARAAGVSHTTVSRALRDSEEIHPETRARIRAIAEALGYRPNPVARALQGRRTQTLGVVVTRLSDPFHTEVVQGIEMVAQARGYGILLSLSHEDPEKERAIVELLAAKQVDGIIVAASRLGSRYLPMLEALQIPIVLINSHQTGPYVYSVATDNVHGGYLAARYLIGLGHRAIAYIGSRRGGRSNQDRYRGHRQALREAGLPLRPEWVVKGDGRVEGGEAAMRRLLEADPRPTAVFCYNDLTAIGALKAALRAGLRVPHDLSIIGFDGLEEGTYVTPMLTTVAQPRRQLGRLAAEMLLEILEGRPSPKHILLQGTLIERESCGPPREAGP
- a CDS encoding cellulase family glycosylhydrolase, which translates into the protein MPRRRFILSWILLLLIPWGAPWAFSAGMAWAYEVTGEENPLARLRGVLHYLTNPLRPALQLASDGSIPYTDDPPFGVNTFLEQEVEPEKRERTVRMIAEAGFRWIRQEFPWADIEIHRKGDFEDRRHIPYRSAWEKYDHIVDLAGRYGLRLIVRLTSPPAWSRHDGEARGAFAPPDNPEDFADFAEVVARRYRGRVFHYQIWNEPNIAPEWGSCPTCAVDPEAYTDLLCRAYRRLKAVDPRIVVIAGALAPTLSLNPYPPNGINDVVFLERMYRAGAGACFDALSVQGYGLWSGPTDRRLRPYVININRALYIRDVMVRHGDAHKPIYIAEMGWNAVPDEVGDKRFGQVTEEQKARYLVEAFERIRREWPWVAVANVWFFKRASDRERNQSFYYFSIVEPDFTPLPAYEALKAYLRQPPRMDPGAHTAAHWALRWEGPWSESGEGVRRGLPGARVGWTFYGGRLRLEGTSEAGGRLRVEIDGGPPRFFALNAGSWSVELPLAVGVHAARVTVEAGPVALARIRVGRGGETLPPALGLGWLALVIGWALRRNARSRLQDRM
- a CDS encoding CehA/McbA family metallohydrolase gives rise to the protein MRTLLHWEGQFTPADKAASDYVLLPFEVPPGVARLEVRYVFEGQGRPDSPNVIDMGLFDPRGADFLRAEGFRGWSGSARSEAILTPRSATPGYLPGPLFPGRWHVILGLYRIAPQGCACRVIVEASEEEGELPHPPPPHIGGSPSPTAPAGDGEAGWLRGDLQSHSHHSDAPGSLEDLIESARRRGLDFLAVTEHNTVSHLPYLQAWSRPDLLLIPGEEVTTYYGHMNAWGISHWLDFRCRTAEQLRAVIDAAHAMGALVSINHPKTDGPPWEYPTDLPVDAVEAWQGPWPLRNRESLAFWDRLLRAGHRVTAVGGSDKHQDRPGEGTPFYQVGHPTTWVYAAARTVPAILAAIRSGRVVITADVDAPWLELTAERRDRRWMVGDEAPPGPLRIRCVVREGKGLYLRLLSRLGEQAFLAIDRSPFEWTTELDLRPHGYVRAELRGVRHFEEETPDDLPMVAMTNPIWGPAGWFEEEK
- a CDS encoding extracellular solute-binding protein encodes the protein MKRAIGSALSWMAVVVLLVAACAPAATPTPTPTAAPPPTPAPSPTPAPSPTPAPVEISITCRCVKGGVNANLVKWLTETVIPAFEQRMAAQGTPVKVRLVEFGGSDEELKAQYALDLKAGKGHDVMAFDGFWTAEFVAGGLIKPLDEIAGPEVNQWEGWSHIPQTVQALLMYQGKRYGIPTGTDVRVIWYRKDLFKQAGLPENWQPTSWEDIFAAARQIKKALPGVTPMQVNAGTAMGEATTMQGFYPVLLSAGSFIYDWDKNKWIVRSPAMLDALNFYKRVYLDEKLGDQRLQLIKEGRNQSFALFRDGKIAMLWEGDFFWRSVLNPAAKSEWAIPNRDEVVGWAKIPAKEPGKGYRGQDFVTISGGTGFILNPNTKHPKEAWAFLSFMFSKEMLMEFQKIEPRIRARDDVPVTGDPVMTELAKLLPLTTVRPMLPVYPKVSQAAQLATERVVSGEMTPERAMDAYAREVTDLVGPDNVLDLMPR
- a CDS encoding ABC transporter ATP-binding protein — protein: MARIRLEGVTKVFGTVVAVDDLTLTIEDGEFFALLGPSGCGKTTTLRMVAGLERPTRGRIFIGERDVTDLPPQSRDIAMVFQDYALYPHMTILENIGYPLKVRRYARSEIQRRVREVAEVLQIADLLDRRPGQLSGGQQQRAAVARALVYPPQAFLFDEPLSNLDAKLRLEARSFLKHLQKSLGITTIYVTHDQAEAMALADRIGVMDRGRLLQVGTPIEIYRRPRNTFVATFIGSPPMNLLRCRFQRAEAVLILGDGQALALGERAEAVREVFRDGETLWLGVRPEHLSLAEGPGPTHLAARVYAVEPLGVETLVTVQADAQRIAMRLAAEEPPVLQEQVWVHVPIARALFFRESGELAL
- a CDS encoding sugar ABC transporter permease; amino-acid sequence: MTPRRPILSMQVGVLFLLPAMFFVAVFLVFPSFWVLWISLTNQTLTGEAALRPQFVGLANFQALFDFENWMVRGYFGNALRNSVLFVIGSGLIGQAGLGLAIAWAFYRRRGLLRELVYTLAILAWIIPDVVVAFMWVAYLDRDQGTLNAVLSALGLGRVDWLIERPLLSIIIFNTWRGTAFSMLLFSSALATLPPSYLEAAAVAGARPWQAFRDIILPSIRSHILTDLVLITLWTFNTFTPYLITAGGPTFRSEVVSIYTFRIAFQNFEFGRGAAVAVVMMMINLALALVYLSTLRREARAR
- a CDS encoding alpha-mannosidase, with translation MDPEAFIVTHTHWDREWYRPFQAFRYRLVDLLEQVLETIERDPAFAGFLLDGQSVLLEDVLAIRPDLEPRIRKAVEAGRLWIGPWYILPDEFLVSGESLIRNLMIGIRIARRLGGWMAVGYTPDPFGHVGQLPQILRGFGIEAAVFQRGLDDQPTLLWWEAPDGTRVFTVYLRDGYGNAAWIPEDAEALAVYLKVQALSLAPHTPVPLVLLMNGTDHLFPHPQLSRWLHAAQENLPDLRLRHASLEDYIRAVRSALGGKAEDLPVVRGELRSSKRHPVLPGVLSTRMWIKQRNALVQVWLERYAEPLLAFAYGICGLDRRPFLLEAWRLLLQNHFHDSICGTGVDEAHEDMKPRFDHAEQIARLVSQEAIRRLLQPARVGPPSGWLASDPASMDQTLMVYNPIPGFARGPVEMILPALPSGLTYRLLTEEGEEIPMFELERETGDRDEWVVNPEGWPEFLNRLLWIHVGRYAAKRVWVDPPGRRIWAEWADASADMDHSIISAVFEIGRRLQETQPGISAPWTVSAVMGGSSRWVFEASQLPGVGFQPYRLQIVPGEPRRIPRQAREEPFIENEFFRLAVHPEDGTFDLEDRRTGRRWSGLNRLEDEGDAGDVYNHEPLEEDQRVDRPVEPPRARAWEEGPLGQCLEVKLRYEIPAGLRPDRRGRSGERISLPVTVRAWLRPGVPRVDLETTVENMATDHRLRAVFPTGIRSEIWVTESAFDGVVRPVGLAIAPEETWVEQPVPTAPQQAFAFVEDASGGFLVVNQGLPEIEARKDPEGRVELVLTLLRCVGWLSRGDLRSRRGHAGPPLPTPSAQMIGRWTFRYGLIPFLDRWEAIREAQRFLAPPMAVAGPGQLRERSFIQVEPAAFVLTAVKAPEEGEGLIVRGYNASEQPLEVRFTLWRSIREAWRADLMETSREPLRPDGSCLRVSVRPKEILTVRFFV